One Cytobacillus luteolus genomic window carries:
- a CDS encoding FecCD family ABC transporter permease — protein sequence MSKYTSVRFGKNISFLIDKKSVTVISVLFALVIALFLISTGMGEMKIAPLTVVQVLFGYGEQMETLVVKSFRLPRIIIALLVGVSLAVAGSILQGIIRNPLASPDIIGLTGGAAVAVVAFLAFFSDTNNSLTVSIKWMPVAAFIGATVVALLVYLLAWKNGVSPIRLVLIGIGISALMQAFTTLFMVMGPIYRASQANIWLTGTVYGSTWENVAVLTPIVLILVTVTIILARNLNVQELGDELATGVGSSVQKQRLILLLMGTALTGSAVAFAGGIGFVGLMAPHIARKLVGSAFGALIPVAALVGALLVMLADLIGRTLFSPLEVPAGVFTAAIGAPYFIYLLYKSRNS from the coding sequence ATGAGCAAATACACATCAGTAAGATTTGGGAAAAATATCTCTTTTTTAATAGATAAAAAATCAGTAACCGTAATTTCTGTTCTTTTTGCTCTAGTCATTGCATTATTTTTAATAAGCACAGGAATGGGAGAAATGAAAATTGCTCCTCTAACGGTCGTTCAGGTTCTGTTCGGTTATGGTGAGCAAATGGAGACTCTTGTCGTAAAATCGTTTCGTTTACCAAGAATCATCATTGCCTTATTAGTTGGTGTAAGTCTCGCTGTAGCAGGAAGTATTCTACAAGGGATTATTAGAAACCCACTAGCATCACCCGATATTATCGGCTTAACGGGTGGAGCAGCGGTAGCAGTTGTTGCTTTCTTAGCTTTCTTCAGTGATACGAACAATTCTCTTACTGTGAGTATCAAATGGATGCCGGTTGCTGCATTTATTGGGGCAACAGTCGTTGCACTCTTAGTCTATTTATTAGCCTGGAAAAATGGTGTATCACCCATTCGACTTGTTTTGATTGGGATTGGGATTTCAGCTTTGATGCAAGCCTTTACCACTCTTTTTATGGTTATGGGGCCGATTTATCGTGCAAGCCAAGCAAACATTTGGCTTACAGGTACAGTTTACGGTTCGACGTGGGAAAATGTGGCAGTATTGACACCTATTGTTCTCATATTAGTAACTGTTACGATTATTTTAGCTCGAAATCTCAATGTCCAAGAGTTAGGTGATGAATTAGCTACAGGAGTTGGAAGTTCTGTACAAAAACAAAGACTCATTCTACTTCTTATGGGTACAGCATTAACCGGAAGTGCAGTTGCATTTGCTGGAGGAATTGGATTTGTTGGGTTAATGGCACCACATATCGCCAGAAAACTTGTTGGTTCTGCCTTTGGAGCCTTGATTCCGGTAGCTGCACTTGTAGGTGCATTGCTGGTTATGCTAGCTGATTTGATTGGAAGAACCTTGTTTTCTCCTTTAGAGGTACCGGCGGGTGTATTCACAGCCGCGATTGGAGCACCTTATTTTATCTACCTTTTATACAAGAGTCGAAACTCATAA